The following are encoded together in the Salvia hispanica cultivar TCC Black 2014 chromosome 6, UniMelb_Shisp_WGS_1.0, whole genome shotgun sequence genome:
- the LOC125196096 gene encoding VAMP-like protein YKT61 — translation MVKITALMVLKCIPEGADPVILVNATDLSSFGFFQRPSVKEFIIFVGRTVAKRTPPGQRQSVQHEEYKVHSYNRNGLCILGFMDDHYPVRSAFSLLNQVFDEYLKNFGDSWKTAQADNSQQWPYLSEALVKFQDPAEADKLLRIQRELDETKIILHKTIDSVLERGEKLDSLVEKSSDLSAASQMFYKQAKKTNQCCTVL, via the exons ATGGTGAAGATCACGGCGCTGATGGTGCTGAAATGCATCCCGGAGGGTGCGGATCCGGTTATTTTGGTGAACGCCACGGATCTAAGCAGCTTCGGATTTTTCCAACGCCCCAGCGTTAAGGAGTTCATTATTTTTGTCGGTCGGACCGTAGCTAAACGCACGCCGCCCGGCCAACGCCAATCGGTGCAGCATGAAG AGTACAAGGTTCATTCATATAATCGAAATGGCTTGTGTATACTGGGGTTTATGGATGACCATTATCCTGTCCGAAGTGCATTTTCACTGCTCAACCAG GTCTTCGATGAATATCTAAAGAACTTTGGCGATTCATGGAAAACTGCTCAAGCTGATAACAGCCAACAATGGCCTTATCTAAGTGAGGCACTTGTCAAATTTCAG GATCCTGCTGAGGCTGACAAGCTGTTACGAATCCAGCGGGAGTTGgatgaaactaaaattattcTT CACAAAACTATTGACAGTGTGCTAGAACGAGGTGAGAAGCTCGATAGCTTGGTTGAGAAGAGTTCAGATCTCAGTGCAGCTTCTCAG
- the LOC125194082 gene encoding two-component response regulator ARR12-like, whose translation MIVEGIRGDAENFPVGMRVLAVDDDPTCLKLLETLLRKCNYNVTTTNQARVALKMIREKKDRFDLVISDVHMPDMDGFKLLELVGLEMDLPVIMLSANSDPKLVMKGVTHGACDYLVKPIRIEELRNIWQHVIRRKKVDSKNQNRSSDQTKAHPASGEGHGSPLAGNTDQNGKFNRKRKDDDDETEDNDNEYEDNGTQKKPRVVWTIELHRKFVQAVNQLGIEKAVPKRILDMMNVEGLTRENVASHLQKYRLYLKRISTVATQQANMAAALGVKDSGFMHMGSLDGFGDFRTFSGTRLGNVALSSYPGGMLGRLNSPGNVNMRNLTPSTLIQPSLAQNLSSSINSLGKMNLVLPTSNQTPSLFQGIQPSLELDQLQHNKGTANFTSINNSRIFRTGSAGAALGSSNNLLNSPMSNPLLLHGNTQQPLSGGRFGNQSAPFTSESFNNGVSDPANENWQNRVDASKMHPNTLLSAEPFHSQLPLNGLRDNNSSNGTYLQNNPIDLSSGLALPPFEDSREMQCQVGPMGDVQNMSQSWSEQRQGSGIVNQKMDIYTGGRSSGGASALVQQNGKLVTESIPRSNEDFLFEQPKLPSGLTPQGYDSLDDLVNAMIKREQDETVPNGEFAFDNYSFGAGM comes from the exons ATGATTGTGGAAGGAATTAGAGGAGATGCTGAGAATTTTCCGGTTGGGATGCGTGTTCTTGCTGTTGATGATGACCCAACTTGCTTGAAGTTATTGGAAACTTTGCTCAGAAAATGCAACTACAATG TCACTACAACGAACCAAGCAAGGGTTGCGTTGAAGATGATTAGGGAAAAGAAAGACAGATTCGACTTGGTGATTAGTGATGTGCACATGCCCGACATGGATGGCTTTAAGCTTCTGGAGCTTGTTGGTCTTGAAATGGATCTACCTGTTATCA TGCTGTCAGCGAATAGTGATCCCAAGCTCGTAATGAAAGGGGTTACTCATGGTGCTTGCGACTATTTGGTGAAACCTATTCGGATTGAAGAGCTGAGGAACATTTGGCAGCATGtaataaggagaaaaaaggTTGATTCTAAGAACCAGAATAGATCGAGTGATCAAACCAAAGCTCATCCGGCAAGTGGAGAAGGTCATGGGTCTCCCTTGGCAGGAAATACTGACCAGAATGGAAAATTTAATAGAAAGAGGAAggacgatgatgatgagacCGAAGATAATGATAATGAATATGAAGACAATGGTACGCAGAAGAAACCCCGGGTTGTCTGGACTATCGAGCTTCACAGGAAGTTTGTCCAAGCAGTTAATCAGTTGGGAATTGAAA AGGCCGTTCCTAAGAGAATTCTGGACATGATGAACGTCGAAGGCCTTACCCGGGAGAATGTGGCGAGCCATCTCCAG AAGTATAGGCTTTACCTGAAAAGAATTAGTACGGTTGCAACCCAGCAAGCAAACATGGCTGCTGCGCTTGGGGTTAAGGATTCTGGTTTCATGCATATGGGCTCATTGGATGGGTTTGGAGATTTTCGGACTTTTAGTGGAACAAGACTAGGTAATGTTGCATTATCATCTTACCCGGGTGGCATGCTTGGTCGACTAAACAGCCCTGGTAATGTGAATATGCGCAACCTTACTCCATCCACTCTAATCCAGCCGAGTCTAGCTCAAAACTTGAGCAGCTCCATCAATTCACTTGGGAAAATGAATCTTGTCCTTCCAACTTCCAATCAAACTCCAAGTTTATTTCAAGGAATTCAGCCGTCTCTCGAACTGGATCAGTTGCAACACAATAAGGGCACTGCAAATTTTACTAGTATCAACAACTCCCGAATTTTCAGAACTGGCAGTGCTGGAGCAGCTCTAGGCAGCTCGAACAACTTGTTGAATAGTCCCATGAGTAATCCACTGTTGCTGCATGGAAACACACAACAGCCTCTGAGTGGTGGACGGTTTGGTAATCAGTCGGCTCCCTTTACCTCAGAATCCTTCAACAATGGTGTTTCTGATCCCGCCAATGAGAACTGGCAGAATAGAGTCGATGCATCTAAAATGCACCCAAACACCCTGCTATCTGCTGAGCCTTTTCACAGCCAGTTGCCTCTTAACGGTTTGAGAGATAATAACTCTTCAAATGGAACTTATTTACAGAACAACCCTATTGATCTTTCGTCTGGCTTGGCCTTACCACCTTTCGAAGATTCAAGAGAAATGCAGTGCCAGGTAGGGCCGATGGGCGATGTGCAGAATATGTCCCAAAGCTGGTCAGAACAAAGACAGGGTAGCGGAATCGTGAACCAGAAGATGGATATTTATACTGGTGGCAGATCTAGTGGTGGTGCTTCGGCTCTTGTGCAGCAGAATGGAAAACTGGTGACAGAATCCATACCAAGGTCTAACGAGGACTTCCTCTTCGAGCAACCAAAGTTACCATCAGGATTGACTCCTCAAGGTTATGATTCGCTGGACGATCTGGTGAATGCTATGATCAAGCGG GAACAAGATGAAACCGTGCCAAATGGTGAGTTTGCGTTCGACAATTACTCGTTTGGAGCAGGTATGTAG